In Terriglobus sp. TAA 43, a single window of DNA contains:
- a CDS encoding DUF1175 family protein yields MHLIGRLIAGVSAVLLLIALLLFSVRRSHAGALVILEQTLQIPADGRFHRLGLVTLKDGSEIQSSEVSVSEVSARIPRGKAKKIELTVQAPVNPETRTVRVSYGESVTTLKIHFVPSLEDSFGDGTPDLLRLHSAEDRSAFRGWFTAMAEAAADLPKEKVPNEINDCAALLRWSYRNALHAHDEAWLSTAPVSIQITRPSVGQYLYPLTPLRAALFRVKEGAFVPSDVENGAFAQFADAHTLWRLNTFFLSRNPQSTRPGDLLFFRQLEQNSPYHSMIITGTTQQWVIYHTGPIGHGPGEIRRVLLQDLLEHPDPRWRPNSQNSNFLGVYRWNILREDP; encoded by the coding sequence ATGCACTTGATTGGTCGACTCATCGCCGGAGTTTCTGCTGTACTGCTTCTCATTGCATTGCTTCTTTTTAGCGTGCGCAGAAGCCACGCAGGTGCTCTAGTAATTCTGGAGCAAACTCTGCAAATTCCGGCAGACGGCCGTTTTCACCGCCTTGGCCTTGTCACCCTGAAGGACGGCAGTGAAATACAAAGTTCCGAGGTTTCCGTTAGCGAAGTATCTGCGCGGATTCCAAGGGGCAAGGCGAAGAAGATCGAGCTTACAGTTCAAGCTCCCGTAAACCCTGAGACTCGTACTGTACGAGTCTCCTACGGCGAGTCGGTAACGACACTTAAAATCCATTTCGTTCCAAGCCTCGAGGATTCCTTCGGCGACGGCACTCCTGACCTACTGCGTCTGCATAGTGCAGAAGACCGCAGTGCTTTTCGTGGATGGTTTACCGCGATGGCGGAAGCCGCGGCTGACCTTCCCAAGGAAAAGGTGCCGAACGAGATCAATGACTGTGCCGCGCTCCTTCGTTGGTCCTACCGCAATGCATTGCACGCTCATGATGAAGCGTGGCTCAGCACCGCTCCGGTTTCTATTCAGATCACAAGACCCTCAGTTGGGCAGTACCTCTATCCACTCACGCCCTTGCGGGCCGCATTGTTTCGAGTGAAGGAAGGAGCGTTCGTGCCGTCTGATGTGGAGAATGGTGCGTTTGCTCAGTTTGCAGATGCTCATACTCTTTGGCGGCTCAACACCTTTTTCTTAAGCAGGAATCCGCAGAGCACACGTCCGGGGGATCTACTGTTCTTCCGGCAGCTCGAACAGAACTCTCCGTATCACTCGATGATCATCACTGGAACTACACAGCAGTGGGTGATCTATCACACGGGTCCGATTGGCCACGGGCCTGGTGAGATACGTCGTGTGTTGTTACAGGATTTGTTGGAACATCCCGATCCTCGGTGGCGACCAAATTCTCAGAACAGTAACTTCCTTGGCGTGTATCGTTGGAACATTCTCCGAGAGGACCCTTGA
- a CDS encoding alpha-2-macroglobulin, translating to MRLRVVSLFVLLLLAVSSLHAQDDSVSFNLSSSKTFAPGEQPKIHLYTHNVDALEFRVYRVNDPVKFLENLRELHSFGPEGSLLGPERVDEKSWLERFHDWKTALWNSIRSFFRHQFSHEARHSLRQQQTRLNRKSRIVSEAEFAQIPVLNSSQLVARWHQQVPSTYISDANDVPVSKLEAGLYLLEATDGRYKAYTLLMVTEMVLVTRTTPTGITAYVVDRVTGAPISGAKVDAGYGHNSFASATTDANGIADLLVKEKKGDNDNLWIVSAKDKDVAVSTPGGWTLNYSSNRNMVGYAFTERPVYRPTHTVHWKAILREKRGNSLAIPDITKAHVAIVDGADQTVFEKDLPVVHGNVSSDYELPKDAALGYYTLRVQSGDDVVVTSGFHVEAYRKPEYRVQVTAQQKRVLQGTTVPVTIDSRYFFGEPVAGGKVKYRIYHERHFWWGESDDDESPADSDSSDDSAGYNGDEEAEKTGVLDSKGVLTIQVPTQVEGNSHSDLDYTVEAGVTDAANREITGRGRFLATYSTFRVNVEPVSYAVRPNEMAKVRVTAVDYDNKPVSTRVHLQLRFRHWESGKNVITEGAATDVTMDASGHATGELPVGTPQYASAEVMATAASVQSGTRDPIDTSYLYILGAGERSWESGSGTAQIVTDKKSYAPGDVAHISIVSEVAGFHALVITEGATLLKREVMHTDGKTLSFDLSITGDAQPNITVSTLFLKNNTLYQATKRIAVPPVQQKLQVEVTQTKDIFQPQQSATYDVLTKDFAGNPVSADVSFGVVDEAIYSLYPDSSGDMVKSLYPQRYSSAEVESSLEYYFSGEAGSKSPMLAERNRRFRPRLAQVKPGNEAAPKVRKAFPDTAYWAPDVHTDSSGHARVTLTFPDSLTTWRATVHAITDDSKAGSASSKVLVRKDVLVRMGTPRFMLKGDEITLPVIVHNYLPDGKTVKVSLNVSGLDVVHAPDATVPVPSKGEATVLWRLKASQVGSVKLVATAITDTESDALEVSFPVEPAGVAKTLASSGVVTQEGAQANASVNFPASTDAAAHSVRIEVSPSIAGSLFTALDYLTSFPYGCTEQTMSSFLPNVIVSETLQRLKPGAHVDEADLHAKMSAGLDRLQDYQHDDGGWGWWKEDDSRIYMTAYVVGGLGQGAQFVPMNAQQKQMINRGMQYLRKGLKDHPKMRPELRAAVVYALANAGDTNLNEALDAQWDRRKDLQPEALAMTGLAMLQGKDARAAEIANLLRGKATRKGELVSWTGSYVPLLDAEYNNDSEATAYAVRLLAKINANDPLLPGAAQWLMRARNNGGWWESTEQTAMVLFGLVDYLAASHELDANFSVDVLVNGKSVGERTFNANDALSGASLKVDLSSAQLATTGNSVQIVRHGGSGRVYWSVRGRYFSTEKKDYQAGTLSLNLTRDYFKLQPTQKDGKVVYSLVPLGTDAQVGDVIAVHEAINGSPMRYLLLEDPIPAGTEFITNEDSYPIDKRPGGWYDWFTRREFHDDRAAFFASDFTGRQEVFYLIRVVNPGNFNISPSHVEPMYQPGIEASSDASHLNVPAPGGAR from the coding sequence ATGAGACTGCGCGTTGTCTCTCTGTTCGTTTTGTTGTTACTGGCTGTTTCGTCGCTCCATGCACAAGATGACTCCGTATCGTTCAATCTGAGCTCAAGCAAGACGTTCGCGCCGGGTGAGCAGCCGAAGATCCACCTGTACACACATAACGTGGATGCGCTGGAGTTTCGCGTTTACCGCGTGAACGATCCCGTGAAGTTTCTGGAGAACCTGCGGGAGTTGCATTCGTTTGGTCCCGAGGGAAGCCTGCTTGGACCTGAGCGTGTGGATGAAAAGAGCTGGCTAGAGCGCTTTCATGATTGGAAGACTGCGCTTTGGAATAGCATCCGATCCTTTTTCCGTCATCAGTTTTCGCACGAGGCACGCCATTCTCTGCGGCAACAACAGACGAGGCTGAATCGGAAAAGCCGAATCGTATCCGAGGCGGAGTTCGCGCAGATTCCGGTGCTGAATTCATCGCAGCTTGTTGCACGCTGGCATCAACAGGTGCCGTCTACCTATATTTCCGATGCAAATGACGTTCCGGTATCGAAGCTGGAGGCTGGCCTCTACTTGTTGGAAGCAACGGATGGACGCTACAAGGCATACACGCTTTTGATGGTGACGGAGATGGTGCTCGTCACACGGACCACGCCCACTGGCATTACAGCGTATGTTGTCGACCGTGTAACGGGAGCACCCATCTCCGGAGCAAAGGTGGATGCTGGCTACGGCCACAACTCGTTTGCCTCAGCAACGACTGACGCGAATGGCATAGCGGACCTGTTGGTAAAGGAAAAGAAGGGCGACAACGATAATCTCTGGATCGTCTCCGCCAAAGACAAGGATGTTGCTGTGTCCACGCCGGGTGGCTGGACTCTGAACTATTCCTCTAATCGGAATATGGTCGGCTACGCATTCACGGAACGGCCTGTATACCGACCGACGCATACCGTGCATTGGAAGGCGATTCTGCGTGAAAAGCGAGGAAACTCCCTCGCGATACCCGATATAACGAAGGCTCATGTAGCCATCGTTGATGGTGCTGACCAAACGGTCTTCGAGAAGGATCTGCCGGTTGTGCACGGTAATGTATCCAGCGACTATGAACTACCCAAGGATGCTGCACTTGGGTACTACACGCTGCGTGTTCAGAGTGGTGACGATGTTGTTGTTACGTCCGGTTTCCATGTCGAAGCGTACCGTAAGCCCGAGTATCGTGTGCAGGTGACGGCACAGCAGAAGCGAGTGCTGCAAGGCACCACGGTGCCAGTCACAATTGATTCGCGCTACTTCTTTGGCGAACCGGTGGCTGGTGGCAAAGTGAAGTACAGGATTTATCACGAGCGCCACTTCTGGTGGGGCGAATCCGATGACGATGAATCACCCGCGGATTCAGATAGCAGTGATGACTCTGCCGGATATAACGGCGATGAGGAAGCCGAGAAGACGGGCGTTCTGGATAGCAAAGGAGTGCTGACGATCCAGGTGCCAACACAAGTGGAAGGGAACTCGCATTCGGATCTGGATTACACCGTTGAGGCAGGTGTTACCGATGCTGCGAATCGCGAGATCACCGGGCGCGGGCGCTTCCTGGCGACGTACAGCACATTCCGTGTCAATGTAGAGCCGGTGAGTTATGCCGTCCGTCCTAACGAGATGGCAAAGGTACGTGTCACCGCAGTGGACTACGACAACAAACCGGTGAGTACACGCGTTCACCTACAGCTGCGGTTCCGTCATTGGGAGAGCGGGAAGAACGTCATTACTGAAGGGGCTGCTACGGATGTGACCATGGATGCGTCTGGACATGCTACCGGTGAACTCCCTGTGGGGACACCACAATATGCTTCTGCCGAGGTAATGGCGACAGCAGCGTCCGTTCAGAGTGGTACACGAGATCCGATTGACACCAGTTATCTGTACATTCTGGGTGCCGGCGAACGGTCCTGGGAGAGTGGTAGCGGTACGGCGCAGATTGTGACGGACAAGAAGAGCTATGCGCCTGGTGATGTTGCGCACATCAGCATTGTTTCTGAGGTGGCGGGTTTCCATGCACTTGTCATTACAGAAGGCGCAACGCTTTTGAAACGTGAGGTGATGCATACGGATGGCAAGACTCTGTCGTTTGACCTGTCTATTACAGGAGATGCACAGCCGAACATTACCGTGTCCACGCTGTTCCTGAAGAACAACACCCTCTATCAGGCGACGAAGCGCATCGCGGTTCCGCCGGTGCAGCAGAAATTGCAAGTTGAGGTCACGCAGACGAAGGACATCTTTCAGCCGCAACAGAGTGCGACCTATGATGTGCTGACGAAGGATTTTGCCGGGAATCCTGTGAGCGCGGATGTGAGCTTTGGCGTGGTTGATGAAGCGATCTATTCGCTTTATCCAGACTCCAGTGGCGATATGGTCAAGAGCCTCTACCCTCAGCGTTACAGCAGCGCTGAAGTCGAGTCGTCGTTGGAGTATTACTTCAGCGGCGAAGCCGGTTCAAAGTCTCCCATGCTTGCGGAACGTAACCGCCGCTTCCGGCCGCGACTGGCACAGGTGAAGCCGGGGAACGAGGCTGCTCCGAAGGTACGCAAAGCCTTTCCTGATACGGCGTATTGGGCGCCGGATGTTCATACAGACAGCAGCGGTCATGCGCGCGTGACGTTGACATTCCCTGATTCTCTGACCACTTGGCGTGCGACCGTACATGCGATCACGGACGATTCCAAGGCTGGTTCGGCGTCCAGCAAGGTACTGGTGAGGAAAGATGTGCTTGTGCGTATGGGTACGCCCAGGTTCATGCTGAAAGGCGACGAGATCACGCTACCCGTTATCGTGCATAACTATCTTCCTGACGGGAAGACGGTGAAGGTATCGCTGAACGTGAGTGGACTGGACGTTGTGCATGCACCCGACGCGACTGTGCCGGTACCTAGTAAGGGAGAGGCCACGGTGCTATGGCGTCTGAAGGCATCGCAGGTTGGATCTGTGAAGTTGGTCGCGACAGCTATCACCGATACTGAATCGGACGCATTGGAGGTCAGCTTCCCGGTAGAGCCAGCCGGTGTTGCGAAGACACTTGCATCGAGCGGGGTCGTGACACAAGAGGGAGCCCAAGCAAATGCATCGGTGAACTTTCCTGCGAGTACGGATGCCGCAGCGCACTCAGTGCGTATTGAAGTCAGCCCATCCATTGCGGGGTCGCTCTTCACGGCGCTCGATTACCTCACCAGCTTCCCGTATGGCTGCACGGAGCAAACAATGTCCAGCTTCCTGCCAAACGTAATTGTCTCGGAGACCTTGCAACGGTTGAAACCAGGCGCACATGTTGATGAAGCAGATCTACATGCAAAGATGTCTGCGGGGCTGGATCGTCTCCAGGATTATCAGCATGACGATGGTGGATGGGGTTGGTGGAAGGAAGACGATAGCCGCATCTACATGACTGCCTATGTCGTCGGTGGTTTGGGGCAGGGGGCACAGTTTGTTCCGATGAACGCGCAGCAAAAGCAGATGATCAATCGCGGCATGCAGTATCTCCGTAAAGGTTTGAAGGATCATCCTAAAATGCGACCGGAGTTACGCGCCGCTGTGGTCTATGCGCTTGCGAACGCGGGCGATACCAACCTGAATGAAGCTCTGGATGCACAGTGGGATCGTCGTAAAGATCTGCAGCCAGAAGCGCTGGCCATGACCGGCCTGGCGATGCTGCAGGGCAAGGATGCTCGTGCTGCCGAGATCGCAAATCTGTTACGTGGTAAGGCAACCCGAAAGGGTGAGCTTGTCTCGTGGACCGGTTCGTATGTTCCATTGCTGGATGCGGAGTACAACAACGACTCAGAAGCAACGGCCTATGCTGTGCGATTGCTCGCGAAAATCAACGCGAATGATCCTCTGCTGCCGGGAGCGGCACAGTGGCTTATGCGGGCACGCAATAACGGTGGATGGTGGGAGTCGACCGAGCAGACGGCGATGGTGCTCTTTGGTTTGGTGGACTACCTGGCCGCATCGCACGAACTGGATGCGAACTTCAGCGTCGATGTGTTGGTCAATGGCAAGTCGGTTGGGGAGAGAACCTTCAATGCGAATGATGCTTTGAGCGGTGCTTCTCTGAAGGTTGATCTAAGCAGCGCGCAGCTTGCCACTACGGGGAACAGTGTGCAGATCGTGCGGCATGGTGGCTCTGGCCGCGTGTATTGGTCTGTGCGTGGTCGATATTTCTCCACCGAAAAGAAGGACTACCAGGCCGGTACGCTTTCACTGAACCTGACACGCGATTACTTTAAGCTGCAACCGACGCAGAAGGACGGCAAGGTTGTATACAGCCTTGTACCGCTTGGGACAGATGCTCAGGTAGGTGATGTGATTGCCGTGCATGAGGCTATCAATGGTTCTCCCATGCGATATCTCCTTCTGGAAGATCCCATCCCTGCGGGTACGGAGTTCATTACGAATGAAGATAGTTATCCCATCGATAAGCGGCCCGGCGGTTGGTATGACTGGTTCACACGTCGCGAGTTTCACGATGATCGCGCTGCATTCTTCGCCAGCGATTTCACAGGGCGGCAGGAAGTCTTCTATCTCATTCGCGTTGTGAACCCTGGAAACTTCAATATCAGTCCCTCTCATGTGGAACCGATGTATCAGCCAGGCATTGAAGCATCCAGCGATGCTTCGCATCTGAACGTTCCTGCTCCAGGAGGTGCGCGATGA
- a CDS encoding SpoIID/LytB domain-containing protein, protein MKRIAALLLWFTIVCHAQNDGGGRDVRIALFSAQPLQKLTVAAAGPGAWWAPCATCRHQPLITPLHMPGIQEIVAGGPVTVQNDEHLQKKTANGRWHLHSANHGTIDVVLTLPSERYVAAVLMGETDSSEPTASLQAMAVVARTFVLRTSSHKNTPGHLPSDICDSTACQAIKLGPVSAAVNEAVRSTAGETLWFGSQRSRVFFSGSCGGVTESAGAVWPKLSSLPYLRSIADPYCVRKDHATWHAEIPLTSFQEIAAREGWHLPLAVVSAHVTARTWSERAKTIAFISNNQQQSVVAASALRLAIGRSMGWNLVRSDLYDLRVRDSMLVFDGRGHGHGVGLCQQGAKEMARMGKSYREILGLYFAGTKVRITPSDDGWHQTTQNGISLTSTAIPPQAVMALAAESWLFAKSHYTTPHIIIPSITVAPSTELFRQLTLQQGWQLASTSGSTIILQPFSVIAGNRVSLKKTLEHEMLHVAVESSANPKAPLWLREGLVEVLAEEEIHTSPTLSPQDTERLLQNAASQQESQAAHAAAAARTRQLVDRYGISAVRGWLVAGSSIPIE, encoded by the coding sequence ATGAAGCGCATCGCGGCCTTACTGTTATGGTTCACGATAGTTTGCCACGCACAGAACGATGGTGGCGGTCGCGATGTGAGAATTGCATTGTTCTCTGCGCAACCACTGCAAAAGCTCACTGTCGCTGCGGCTGGCCCCGGGGCATGGTGGGCACCATGCGCAACCTGTCGCCACCAGCCATTGATCACACCGCTCCATATGCCTGGGATTCAAGAGATAGTTGCGGGTGGTCCAGTTACGGTCCAGAACGACGAACATCTTCAGAAGAAAACGGCGAATGGTCGTTGGCACTTGCATAGTGCAAACCACGGCACAATAGACGTCGTGCTCACGCTGCCAAGCGAACGCTACGTGGCAGCAGTGCTTATGGGAGAAACGGACTCAAGCGAGCCGACCGCATCGCTCCAAGCCATGGCTGTTGTCGCTCGTACCTTTGTCTTGCGGACCTCATCCCACAAAAACACTCCAGGCCATCTTCCAAGCGACATCTGCGACAGTACCGCATGTCAGGCAATAAAGCTTGGGCCGGTATCTGCTGCAGTGAATGAAGCTGTCCGCAGCACTGCGGGAGAGACTCTCTGGTTTGGCTCGCAACGTTCTCGGGTATTCTTCAGCGGCAGTTGTGGCGGTGTTACAGAGAGCGCGGGGGCCGTGTGGCCAAAGCTCTCGTCGCTTCCCTATCTGCGCTCAATCGCTGATCCTTACTGCGTTCGCAAGGACCATGCAACATGGCACGCGGAAATTCCGCTGACATCGTTTCAGGAGATAGCAGCACGAGAGGGTTGGCATCTTCCATTGGCCGTCGTGTCAGCACACGTCACAGCAAGAACGTGGTCAGAACGAGCCAAAACCATCGCATTTATCAGCAACAACCAACAACAGTCTGTGGTTGCGGCATCTGCTTTACGGCTTGCTATAGGACGCTCCATGGGCTGGAACCTTGTACGGAGCGATCTTTATGATCTCCGCGTGCGCGACAGCATGCTCGTCTTCGACGGCCGAGGCCATGGCCACGGCGTCGGCCTGTGCCAGCAAGGTGCCAAAGAGATGGCACGCATGGGCAAATCATATCGCGAGATCCTCGGACTATATTTCGCAGGGACAAAGGTCCGCATCACACCGTCAGACGATGGCTGGCACCAGACCACACAAAACGGAATCTCTTTGACGAGTACAGCGATACCCCCACAGGCCGTAATGGCGCTGGCAGCTGAATCATGGCTTTTTGCGAAGAGCCACTACACCACACCGCACATCATCATTCCTTCGATCACCGTCGCACCCAGCACTGAGTTGTTCCGTCAATTGACTCTACAACAGGGATGGCAACTGGCTAGCACCTCGGGTTCCACCATCATTTTGCAACCGTTCTCTGTAATTGCCGGAAATAGAGTTTCACTGAAGAAGACGCTGGAACATGAAATGCTGCATGTCGCAGTTGAAAGCAGCGCTAATCCCAAGGCTCCGTTATGGCTACGTGAAGGCCTGGTAGAAGTCCTGGCGGAGGAAGAGATCCATACCTCCCCTACACTTTCTCCGCAAGATACCGAACGGCTTCTACAAAACGCAGCCAGCCAACAGGAGAGCCAGGCAGCGCACGCTGCAGCGGCTGCGCGCACACGGCAATTGGTCGATCGCTACGGCATCTCCGCTGTACGCGGCTGGCTCGTTGCAGGCTCGTCCATCCCAATAGAGTGA
- a CDS encoding penicillin-binding transpeptidase domain-containing protein encodes MRFLLVAAFGITSCAGLGECSLQGPEVYPKQVATTGTQTHSETTSVSTNILQDHLRVNKASGVLLDWKTGRLLASVGEQHAATPGSLLKPLVLSYALRRGIVSANTTVYCRRTLHVANRSLPCTHPTDQPMLDAQGALAFSCNTWFASVARRMSAQDLEEVFQQTHLRHSSAQFNDADTRILTALGLEHVSVSPLQIGTAYRALLLHESHTSAVWSGLRDSVVYGMANNARVPGIEVLGKTGTASNAGTWWTHGWFVGAISDRFVLVIYLPHGDGGAAAALAGAVLREFLSEGVR; translated from the coding sequence ATGCGTTTTTTGCTGGTAGCGGCATTTGGAATCACATCGTGTGCAGGCCTTGGAGAGTGTTCTCTCCAGGGTCCCGAAGTGTACCCAAAGCAGGTGGCAACTACTGGCACGCAAACGCATAGCGAGACTACATCTGTCAGCACCAATATCCTGCAAGACCACCTTCGCGTTAACAAAGCCTCAGGCGTATTGCTCGACTGGAAGACGGGAAGACTGTTGGCAAGCGTAGGCGAACAACATGCCGCCACACCAGGTTCTCTTTTGAAACCGCTCGTGCTCTCATATGCCCTACGACGAGGCATCGTCAGTGCCAATACAACAGTTTATTGCCGCCGTACGCTTCACGTTGCCAATCGTTCCCTGCCATGCACTCACCCAACAGACCAACCGATGCTAGATGCGCAAGGCGCACTTGCATTTTCCTGCAACACTTGGTTCGCTTCGGTTGCGCGGCGTATGAGCGCACAAGACCTCGAAGAGGTTTTTCAGCAGACACATTTACGGCATTCGTCCGCACAATTCAATGATGCCGACACTCGCATTCTGACAGCCTTGGGCCTTGAGCATGTCTCTGTATCCCCACTTCAGATCGGCACTGCCTATCGCGCCCTGTTACTGCATGAATCCCATACAAGTGCCGTGTGGTCCGGATTACGCGATTCCGTTGTTTACGGCATGGCAAACAATGCACGTGTCCCTGGGATAGAGGTCCTTGGCAAAACGGGCACTGCCAGCAATGCAGGGACATGGTGGACGCATGGCTGGTTTGTTGGCGCCATTTCAGACCGATTTGTATTGGTCATTTATTTGCCTCATGGAGATGGTGGTGCCGCAGCAGCGCTTGCTGGTGCTGTACTTCGAGAGTTCCTGTCCGAAGGCGTTCGATGA
- a CDS encoding anti-sigma factor, with translation MIQDQVHLNHQNISAFIDGELSPSDAQILEQHVSTCHACAMRTVSAMQLKTATTRASLRVALPPDTLNRLTAQLRADAAKETRPEKKPAGVIRFPTWAWSALAASLLLGISLLGWQSMHPPSTLSAELLDQHLAVLSSGAPPEVISSDRHTVKPWFQGKLPFSFNLPDAFPPGTVLKGGNLAFVHGQPAALLLFTVGKHQASVFLTQHPLNPHSFTSSATESGFTIQYADAQELHITAISDVNPSDLANLLSTLATAQATR, from the coding sequence GTGATACAAGACCAAGTTCATCTAAATCACCAAAACATCAGCGCTTTCATAGACGGAGAGCTGTCCCCAAGCGATGCGCAGATCCTGGAGCAACACGTATCCACATGCCATGCGTGCGCGATGCGTACTGTCTCCGCCATGCAACTGAAAACGGCGACCACACGCGCTTCCCTGCGGGTCGCGCTCCCCCCCGACACGCTCAACAGGCTCACGGCACAACTCCGCGCAGATGCTGCGAAGGAAACACGACCAGAAAAGAAACCTGCTGGCGTCATCCGGTTCCCCACATGGGCCTGGAGTGCGCTCGCCGCGAGTCTCCTTCTGGGAATTTCACTCCTCGGGTGGCAGTCGATGCATCCGCCCAGCACCCTCTCAGCAGAACTGCTCGATCAACATCTGGCGGTCCTATCCAGCGGTGCTCCCCCCGAGGTGATTTCCAGCGATCGTCACACCGTAAAGCCATGGTTTCAGGGCAAGCTTCCCTTCAGCTTTAACCTGCCGGACGCATTCCCGCCCGGCACCGTACTGAAGGGGGGCAATCTAGCCTTCGTTCACGGACAACCCGCAGCGCTGCTTCTCTTCACGGTAGGTAAGCATCAGGCATCAGTCTTCCTCACTCAACATCCACTCAACCCACACTCGTTCACATCATCTGCAACTGAGTCCGGCTTCACCATCCAGTATGCCGATGCACAGGAACTGCACATCACAGCCATCAGTGACGTCAACCCCTCTGATCTCGCCAACCTGCTCTCCACATTGGCGACCGCTCAGGCCACCCGGTAA
- a CDS encoding sigma-70 family RNA polymerase sigma factor: MLAQNRSALFEQLALPLLPSLYSHSFWLCRNHAEAEDIVQETLSKALRAFDSFQAGTNFKAWVFRILRNTFLTSRTAIAISRTVFLEDHLDQVDVTDTTPTPEDVLLRLDSEAALSEAVERLHPQLREVLLLCEVEGLKYKEIAMVLDVPIGTVMSRISRARRTLQDQLREQLGGSL, encoded by the coding sequence ATGCTCGCCCAAAACCGTAGTGCGCTCTTCGAACAACTCGCACTACCTCTGCTGCCCTCTCTCTATAGCCATTCGTTCTGGCTATGCCGCAATCATGCGGAGGCAGAGGACATCGTGCAGGAAACCCTCTCGAAAGCGTTGCGTGCCTTCGATTCCTTTCAGGCTGGTACCAACTTCAAAGCATGGGTCTTCCGCATTCTGCGCAACACGTTCCTCACATCGCGCACAGCCATCGCAATATCGCGCACCGTGTTTTTGGAAGATCACCTCGACCAGGTGGACGTCACCGACACCACTCCCACTCCGGAGGATGTTCTACTTCGCCTCGACAGCGAAGCTGCGCTATCGGAAGCGGTTGAGCGCCTGCACCCTCAACTTCGAGAAGTGCTCTTGCTATGCGAAGTGGAAGGCCTGAAGTACAAGGAGATCGCAATGGTTCTCGACGTTCCCATAGGTACCGTCATGTCGAGAATCTCTCGTGCACGCCGAACCTTGCAGGATCAACTGCGTGAACAATTGGGAGGATCGTTGTGA
- a CDS encoding metallophosphoesterase — translation MNRFQHDTVVPKDEAQPSSDGIDRRNFLGCMAWAGTGLLWTLAGGIPTSKLLAEAPKIGMGAGKAEDFSFVQISDSHIGFNKGANPDVTGTLQLAINKINTVPAGMKAPDFLIHTGDITQNSKAAEFDTAAQVIKSAKVSEVFYVPGEHDFSLDDGALYKQRFGKGTKGNGWYSYNHKGVHFIGLNNCVQVDALGNLGTEQLMWLKADLAGLSSSTPIVVFAHIPLWTVYEKWGWGTADGVLALALLKRFGSVTVLNGHIHQVVQKVEGNVAFHTAMATAFPQPAPGSAPNPGPMAVPPGKLKSVLGVTNVKVVRGHSHLAVVDHTLAEGV, via the coding sequence ATGAATCGCTTTCAACACGACACAGTAGTACCGAAAGATGAAGCGCAGCCTTCGAGTGACGGGATCGACCGACGAAACTTTCTGGGATGCATGGCATGGGCAGGTACGGGCCTGCTGTGGACATTGGCAGGAGGCATTCCCACTTCCAAGCTACTGGCTGAGGCGCCAAAGATAGGTATGGGCGCAGGCAAGGCCGAGGATTTCTCCTTTGTGCAGATCAGCGATAGCCACATTGGATTTAATAAAGGTGCCAACCCGGATGTGACCGGAACACTTCAGCTAGCGATCAACAAAATCAATACCGTTCCCGCAGGCATGAAAGCTCCGGACTTCCTGATCCATACGGGCGACATCACCCAGAACTCAAAGGCTGCGGAGTTCGATACGGCTGCGCAAGTAATCAAGAGCGCAAAGGTTTCTGAGGTGTTTTATGTACCAGGGGAACATGATTTTTCGTTGGATGATGGTGCTCTCTACAAGCAACGCTTTGGTAAGGGAACGAAGGGCAATGGCTGGTACAGCTATAACCACAAAGGTGTCCACTTTATTGGCTTGAACAACTGCGTACAGGTGGATGCGCTGGGCAACCTTGGGACAGAGCAGCTGATGTGGTTGAAGGCAGACCTGGCAGGCTTGAGCTCGTCCACGCCGATTGTTGTCTTCGCTCATATTCCCTTGTGGACGGTGTACGAGAAGTGGGGCTGGGGCACGGCGGATGGTGTGCTGGCGTTGGCGTTGCTGAAGCGCTTTGGATCGGTGACGGTGTTGAACGGCCATATCCACCAGGTGGTGCAGAAGGTGGAAGGCAACGTTGCGTTCCATACTGCGATGGCTACGGCCTTCCCACAACCCGCGCCAGGAAGCGCGCCAAACCCCGGGCCAATGGCAGTACCGCCGGGGAAGCTGAAGAGTGTGTTGGGCGTGACAAATGTAAAGGTGGTTCGGGGCCATAGCCACCTCGCGGTTGTGGATCACACACTGGCGGAGGGCGTTTGA